The sequence AATACCCCTAACAGATCCTGCAGTGTTCTGATACCGATCCTATGGAAACGCAGGATTTTCGAGACGTAAAATTTATTTTCCTTCAACACCGTTTCAAGGTAGCCCGCATACCATCGCTTACGCTGATTGGCCAATACCTTAAAAGTTAATGGTGGACGGGTTAATGCCAATACCTTATCCGCATACATTGTTTTATATCCCTTCTCCATTCCAAGCACTGTTGTTTCCCTGTCTTCACCATTTCGTAAACCACTATGTTCATGATATAGTTCTATCAGCATGTCGCGTTTAAAACAGGAACCCGCACCAGGCATTACCGGTACGCTTTTATCTTTATCATGAAATTTATAATAGATACGTGCAAAGGAATATTCCATTTGCTGTAACTGGAAACAGAGGCCACTTCCTTCATAAGGGATCATTTTGAAATAAGCCCCCATCATGTCAGGATCTTCATCAAGTTGTGACAGGCTCTGTTCCAGATTTTGCAGACACATCAAATCTGTATCAAAATCAGACAGTATAACGAACTCGTGTGGCAAATTATTTGCGACTGCGTATAGGGCACCCACTTTTTGTGCATTGGGTGTCACAGCGGTCAGATAAAATGAGTCTGAATGGTTCGCCACAAACTCCTGCATTACTGACAAACTATTATCAGTTGAGCCATCATCAATCAATATAACATCGACAATATGCTTATATTCCTGGGCTAATTCTTTAAAGTAATATAACCTTTTTTCCATGTTACAATTCATACCTTCATTATACTGTGGAATTAACAGTGCAAC is a genomic window of Chitinophaga sp. LS1 containing:
- a CDS encoding glycosyltransferase family 2 protein, encoding MNLSDFHLEWVHNLPLVCNRVALLIPQYNEGMNCNMEKRLYYFKELAQEYKHIVDVILIDDGSTDNSLSVMQEFVANHSDSFYLTAVTPNAQKVGALYAVANNLPHEFVILSDFDTDLMCLQNLEQSLSQLDEDPDMMGAYFKMIPYEGSGLCFQLQQMEYSFARIYYKFHDKDKSVPVMPGAGSCFKRDMLIELYHEHSGLRNGEDRETTVLGMEKGYKTMYADKVLALTRPPLTFKVLANQRKRWYAGYLETVLKENKFYVSKILRFHRIGIRTLQDLLGVLVLLLLPLELIILSIVSLKLTASLVVGAYLLSILYYFTLFAANKYERTEIRKGSTWLILLYPLFWLSISFLAWWRAIGVVHKSKILEIMKKKRKKVTLRTVYKKISQQL